Within the Balneola sp. MJW-20 genome, the region AATTTTTTACTGAGAGCTTCGATCTGTCCGAAGTGTCTTTTCTGATGGGCAGACATCACGCCAAAACAGGCGGTTAGACTCATCGGTACAATCTTAACAATGGGGTTACGAATGCTGATCTCGTCCATGTCAAGGCCATTATCTTTGCATTCAGTTACGGTCTTAATTGCGAAATCCTGCAGCAAAAGGAAATCCTTCAGTAAAATATCCTTATCAAGGATCTCATGGGCCAGCGGTTCAAATGGTTTAACCGTGGGGAGTGGCCGGGTATTTTGCGGGCTTACCTGTGAGATAAACCAACGCATGAACAAATTCGGCTCAAAGGGTTCAGACCCCTGGGGCATATCCTCAATTCCGCTCTTGAATAAGGTTTCCAGCTGTTCTTTGTATTTATTACCGGTCTGGATCAGGTGACTTAAGATCTCCAGAGCGGACCATTTCTTCTCCATTGGTTTCGTGTTAAGCTTCTGCTCCGGAAAATGTTGGATCAGGTCAGCAGCACGCTCTTTGGCATCAGTAAATGAGGAAATAAAATCGTTATAGCTATATTTCATCAGAGATCATTTTTGGTATTGAAATTCCATTCAGACATGAATGTGTCAATAAAGTCTTTCATGTAATTATGCCGTCTCCGGGCAATTTTTTTGGCAGTACTGGTATTCATCCGGTCTTTCAGTAGAAATAATTTTTCATAAAAGTGGTTCACGGTTGGACCGGCTTCTTTTTTGTAAGCTTCAAATGAATGGTGCATAACCGGATCAATGTCCGGATCATACATGGGTCGTTCTTTATAGCCGCCATAGGCAAAGGCCCTTCCTATACCAATAGCTCCAAGTGCATCAAGACGGTCTGCATCCTGTACAACCTGTCCCTCAATGCTGCTCATCTCAGTATTTACGTGAGCTCCTTTAAAAGACACTTCACGAATGATTGTGACTATTTCATTGATGAGGTCATCATCAGCATTTAGACTGTGCAGCCACTCCCTGGCTTTAGCGGGACCAATATTCTCATCTCCGTCATGGAACTTATGGTCGGCGATATCATGTAACAGTGCAGCCACTTCAACGACGAAAAGGTC harbors:
- a CDS encoding DinB family protein; amino-acid sequence: MKYSYNDFISSFTDAKERAADLIQHFPEQKLNTKPMEKKWSALEILSHLIQTGNKYKEQLETLFKSGIEDMPQGSEPFEPNLFMRWFISQVSPQNTRPLPTVKPFEPLAHEILDKDILLKDFLLLQDFAIKTVTECKDNGLDMDEISIRNPIVKIVPMSLTACFGVMSAHQKRHFGQIEALSKKFSSPA
- a CDS encoding HD domain-containing protein, yielding MSELLSRAEIIDRTTQYIQDLLRDEGTGHDWWHIKRVRDMALFLADKEGADLFVVEVAALLHDIADHKFHDGDENIGPAKAREWLHSLNADDDLINEIVTIIREVSFKGAHVNTEMSSIEGQVVQDADRLDALGAIGIGRAFAYGGYKERPMYDPDIDPVMHHSFEAYKKEAGPTVNHFYEKLFLLKDRMNTSTAKKIARRRHNYMKDFIDTFMSEWNFNTKNDL